GTCCCTAATTTTTTCTTAACAAGTAGACCATCTGCAGCCAGGCGGTTTAAATATTTCGCCGCGGTTATGCGAGATACATTTAAATCATTTTCTATAAACTCAATTTTGGTATAGGGGTGTTTGAATAAGTTGTTTAGTAAATCCTGGCTATAGAATTTGTAGTTATTTCGAAGCAAATATTTATATTCAAATATTAGTTCTCTCATTTTACCAATTACTATTATGGTTTCCAGGGCAATCTTTTCAATTCCATTTAATAAATATAGTATCCAATTCTCAAATGAACCAGAATTTCTAACTTCCTGTAATAGGCTATAATATTCACTTTTGTTCTCGGTTATATATCTGCTTAGATATAAAATCGGTAGATCTATTAAGTTGCTCATTACTAGATACAAAACATTAATTATTCGGCCAGTTCGCCCATTTCCATCATAAAAAGGGTGTATACTTTCAAACTGATAGTGAATAATTGCCATTTTTACCAATGGATCAAAGTCACAAATTTTCTTATCATTGATAAATTGCGCAAGATTTGACATCAATTCTTGAATTTTTTTATAGTCTTGAGGAGGGGTATAAACAACTTCTCCAGTCGCTGCATTTTTTAGAGTGGTTCCAGGTACTTTTCGAAATCCGGCATTATTCTTCTCAAGTTCTGATTGTATGGCAATTATATCATTATTTGTAAGAATTTTATTTTTTGATATGAGTCCGTAACCCAATTTCAATGCTGAAATGTAATTCTGTATTTCCTT
This DNA window, taken from Bacteroidota bacterium, encodes the following:
- a CDS encoding Fic family protein, with protein sequence MKTDEIIKLPVERDVESKSILKKLTHAHRALAELKGIIFSIPNENILINTLGLQEAKDSSAIENIITTHDDIFKSELNLEGFKSPNAKEIQNYISALKLGYGLISKNKILTNNDIIAIQSELEKNNAGFRKVPGTTLKNAATGEVVYTPPQDYKKIQELMSNLAQFINDKKICDFDPLVKMAIIHYQFESIHPFYDGNGRTGRIINVLYLVMSNLIDLPILYLSRYITENKSEYYSLLQEVRNSGSFENWILYLLNGIEKIALETIIVIGKMRELIFEYKYLLRNNYKFYSQDLLNNLFKHPYTKIEFIENDLNVSRITAAKYLNRLAADGLLVKKKLGTGNYYINYKLVELLTQMT